The genomic segment CGACGCGGCGATCGCCCGCACCCTCGGCAGCTGGCAGTTTGCCGACCGGCGGGCCGGCGTCGAGTGGCACGGGACGGTGTCCGGCGCCGATCGCCTGCGCTTCTTCGGCATGGTTTCGCGCTACGTCGGCCTGCTGTCGCGCATCGAGATGCACGAAGTCGACGCGGCGGTCGTCCTGCAATGAAGCGACGCCGATTCCTCGCGATCGTCCCGGCCGCCGTCGCCGGTCCTTGCTGCCGCAGCGTGCTCGGCGGCGGCATGGCGGCGGGGCTCGGCGGCTGCATCGGCGAGCCGGCGAGCGGTCCGGTCGACATCAAGTGGGACCGCGAGGTCGACCCACGCTGCGGCATGGTGATCAGCGACCGGCGCTTCGCGGCGCAGATCCGCGCGCCCGGCGGCAAGGTGGCGAAGTTCGACGACATCGGCTGCGCCGTCTTCTGGCTCGCGCAGCAACCCTTCGACGAGCAGACGCCGCAGCTCGAGTACTGGGTCGCCGACTACCGCAGCGGCGCCTGGATCGATGCCCGGCGGGCGCACTACCTGGCGGGGAAGAAGAGCCCGATGGGCTATCACTTCGCCGCCCTCGCCGTCGCCGAGGAGGGGACGATCGCCTACCCCGAGATGAAGGCGCGCATCGTCGCGCGCGGCAAGTGAGGCGCCGGCGATGAACCCGCTCCTCCTCACCGCCCGCCTGGACATCGTCGAGTCGCTGCGCGCCCGCTGGTTCCTGATCTACAGCCTGGTCTTCGGCGGCATCGTCGCGCTGCTCTTCGCCTTCGGCCTGACCGAGTCGCGCGTGCTCGGATTCATCGGCCTGTCGCGGCTGCTGGTGACCTACATCCAGCTGACGATGGCGATCCTGCCGGTCTTCGTCCTCATCACCACCGTCCGTTCGGTGGCCGGCGACCGCGAGGCGGGCGTCTTCGAATACCTGCTGTCGCTGCCGGTATCGCTGTCGGCCTGGTTCTGGGGCAAGATCCTCGGCCGTTACGTGGTCATCTTCCTGCCGGTGTTCGTCGCCATGCTGGCTGCCGTCCTCTGGTCGCTGTTCCGCTCGATCGAGGTGCCGTGGGCGATGTTCTTCTACTACACCGGCCTGCTGGCGGCGATGGCGTGCTGCTTCCTCGGCATCGGCATGCTGATCTCGACGCTGGCGCGCGGCACCGATGTCGCCCAGGGTGCGGCCTTCATGGTCTGGCTGACGATGCTGCTCTTCCTCGACCTGATCCTCCTCGGGGTGATGATCCAGGGGCGGGTGACACCCGAGGTGGCGGTCGGCATCGCCCTGCTCAACCCGCTGCAGGTTTTCCGCACCGCGGCGCTGGCGATGTTCGACCCGCAACTGATCGTCCTCGGGCCGTCGGCCTACGTCATCCTTGATCTCTTCGGCAGCAGCGGCTTCCGCATCTATGCGCTGCTCTATCCGACCGCCGTCGGCACGCTTGCTGCCGTTGCCGGTTACCTGAGCTTCCGGCGCAGTGACCTGCCGTAGCCGACTGTCGCGCCGACCGTGGCGTCCGCTGTCGCGCCTGCTCGCCACGGCCCTCTGCGTGCTGCCGCTGGCGACCGCGAGCGCCGCCGAGCCGCCATCGACGGCGCCGTTCTTCGCGCTGACGCTCGCCGATGCCGACAACCGGCCGCTGCCGCTGGCGTCGCTGCGCGGCCAGCCGCTGCTGGTCAACTTCTGGGCCCGCTGGTGCGCTCCCTGTCGCAAGGAGATTCCCGAGCTCGCCGAGCTGCAGAGGCGCTACGCCGGCCGCGGGCTGGTCGTCGTCGGCATCGCCGTCGAGGAGGCCGACAAGCGCGTGGCGCTGGCCGAGTTCGCGCGGGCGCATGAGCTCGACTATCGCTGGCTGATCGGTGGCACCGAACGCAGCATCGAGCTGATGCGGGCGCTCGGCAACAGCAAGTCCGGACTGCCGTTCACCGTCTTCATCGGCCGTGACGGGCAACTGCAGCAGGCGCGGTTGGGCGCCATGAGCGGGGCGGAGATGGACGCGGCCGTGCGCTCGCTGTTCTGAGCGGCAGACGGCGCGGCAATGGCGACCACCGCTGTTGATGCTCGTTGCCAGCCGGGGCCGGCTGTGGCGATAATTGGCGGCTGCGATCGCGCATCGGCGTTGCCGGAACCTGCTCCGGCAGCACCTCGTGAAGGATCAAGATGAAGAGACTGCTGTTCCTGCTGTCGTTCCTGCTGCTCGCCGGCTGCGCCGCGCCGACCCTGCGCGGTACCGGCGACCTCGGTGTCGTCATCGAACGCGGCAGCGGCCACGTGACCCTCGTCGACACCACGCAGCGGCAGCCGTACGCGCGCATCGGCGGCCTCGGCGACCTGTCGCACGCGTCGGTGGTGTTCTCGCGCGACGGGCGCCATGCCTACGTCTTCGGCCGTGACGGCGGGCTGACCAAGATCGACCTGCTGCAGGCGACGATCGTCCGCCGCGTGCTGCAATCGGGCAACGCGATCGGCGGCTCGATCTCGCAGGACGGACGCATCGTCGTCGCGCAGAACTACACCCCGGGCGGCATCAAGGCCTTCGACGCCGGCACGCTCGAGCTGCTGTCGGAGGTGCCCGCCGAGTATGCGCCGGGCAGCTTCTCGAAGGTCGTCGGCCTCGCCGACCTCAGCGGCAACCGCTTCGCCTACGCGCTGTTCGAGGGCGGCGAGATCTGGGTCAGCGACCTCTCCGACCCGAGAAGGCCGCAGACGCAGCGCTTTGCCGCCGGCCTGCAGCCCTACGACGGGCTGGTGACGCCAGATGGCCGCTTCTACCTTGCCGGCCTGTTCGGTGAGGACGGCGTCGCGCTGCTCGACACCTGGCTGCCGGAGCAGGGCAGTCGCCGCATCCTGCAGGGCTACGGGCGCGGCCAGGAGAAGCTGCCGGTATTCAAGATGCCGCATCTGCGCGGCTGGTCGATGGCGCAGGGCCGTGCCTACCTGCCGGCGGTCGGCCGGCACGAGGTGCTGGTGGTCGATGGCGGCACGTGGCAGGAGGTCGGTCGCATCCCGGTCAAGGGGCAGCCGGTGTTCGTCATGGCGCGTCCGGATGGCCGCCAGGTCTGGGTCAACTACGCCTTCCCCGACAACGGCTGGGTGGAGGTGATCGATACGCTGAGCGGCAAGGTGGTGCAGACCCTTGCACCCGGGCGGGCGATCCTGCACATGGAGTTCACCCCGCGCGGCGAGCACGTCTGGCTCTCCGCGCGTGACGACAACAAGGTGCTGATCTACGATACCGCGCGCTTCGAAAAGATCGGCGAATTCCCCGCACAGGCACCGAGCGGCATCTTCTTCACCAGCCGCGCGGCGCGTACCGGATTCTGACGGCGATGATCGACAGCGGCGCCCTCGACTTCCGCCTGCTCAACGACTTCCAGCGCGATTTCCCGCTCTGCCCGGCGCCCTTCGCCGAACTGGCTTCGCGCCTTGGCGTCGGCGAAGCGCGCGTGCTGCAGGGGCTCGAAGCGCTGCGCCGTGAGGGCAAGGTCGCCCGCGTCGGCGCCGTTTTCGCCCCGAAGCGGATCGGCGCCAGCACGCTGGCGGCGCTGGCGGTGCCGTCGGAGCAGCTGGCCGCGGTGGCGGAGGCGGTGAATCGCTTCCCCGAGGTCAACCACAACTACGAGCGCGAGCACCGCTACAACCTCTGGTTCGTCGTCACCGCCGGCTCGGAGGGGCGGCTGCAGGCGGCCCTTGGCGCCATCGAGCAACTCGCCGGCCAGCCGCTGCTGCGCCTGCCGATGCTGCAGGAGTACCACATCGACCTCGGCTTCGCGCTGGGCGGCAACAGCCGGGCTAGCGACCGGAGCGTGCCGCCGCGGCAGCCCTTCGTGCCGCCGCAGGCGCTCGACGAGCGCGAACGTCGCCTGGTCAGCGCCCTGCAGGAAGGCTTGCCGCTGTTCATCCGGCCGTTCTCCGTGCTCGCCAGCCGCATCGGCTGCGACGAGGGCGAAGTCCTCGAGCGCATCCGCCGCTGGTGCGCCGACGGGATCATCAAGCGCTTCGGCGTCATCGTCCGGCATCACGAACTCGGCTACACGGCGAACGCGATGTTGGTGCACGACGTCCCCGACGGCGAGGTCGACGCGGTCGGCGAGCGTCTGGCGCGCGCCGAAGGCGTCAATCTCTGCTATCAGCGGCCGCGGACTCTGCCACAGTGGCCCTACAACCTGTTCTGCATGATCCACGGCCAGGCCCGCAGCGAGGTGGCGACGACCATCGCCGACTTGCGCCAGCGGCTCGGGCTGGGGAATTACGCGCACGAAATACTCTTCTCGCTGACCCGCTTCAAGCAGAGTGGAGCCCGCTATGCCTGAGCCGGTGCTCATCGACGAGGTGGACCGCGCCCTCATCGACCACCTGCAGGGCGGCTTTCCGATCTGCGAGGAACCCTACGCCGAGGTCGCCGGCTGGCTGGGAATCGGCGAGGCGGAGTTGCTCGAGCGCATCGAACGCCTGCTCGCGACGCGCGTCCTCACCCGCTTCGGGCCGATGTTCCAGGTCGAGCAGATGGGTGGCGCCTTCGTCCTGGCGGCGATGGCGGTGCCCGATGCCGACTGGCGGCGGGTGCGGGCGCTGGTTGATTCGCTGCCCGAGGTCGCCCACAACTACCGCCGCGAAAGCGAGCGCCACACGCCGTTCAACATGTGGTTCGTCCTCGCCACCGAGAGCGAGGAAGGAATCGCCGCCGCCCTGCGGCGGATCGAGGAGGGCAGCGGCTTGCCGGTTTTCGCTTTCCCGAAGCGGCGCGAGTACTTCGTCGAGATGAAACTCGAGGTGCGGCGATGAGCTGGCGACTCGACGACATCGACCGCCGTCTCGTGCTGGCGACGCAGGACGGTCTGCCGCTGGTGCCCCGCCCGTATCACCAGCTGGCGGCGCGGCTCGGGATCGAGCCGTCGGAAGTGATGGAACGGCTGCTGCGCATGCTTGCGCGCGGCGTCATCCGGCGCATCGGCGCCGTCCCCAACCACTACGCCATCGGCTATACCGCCAATGGCATGAGTGTCTGGGACGTTCCGGACGAGGCGATCGACGAACTCGGCGTGCGCGTCGGCGAACTCGACTTCGTCACGCACTGCTACCATCGACCGCGCCGGCTGCCGGAGTGGCCGTACAACCTCTTCGCCATGGTGCATGGTGGTTCGCGCGTCGAGGTGTTGCACCAGGTGGACGAGATCGCCCGCCTGCTCGGTTCGGCCTGCCGCGCGCACGACGTGCTGTTCTCGACCGAGATCCTGAAGAAGACCGGCCTGCGCATCGGCAGTTGAGGCGGCGGGCGTCGCCGCCGGCCGCCGGCAAGTGGCAGAAGGAGTGGAACATGGCTTCGATGCAGGCGCACAGGCGCAGCTTCATCCGCCATCCGGCGGACATCCCGCTCGCCATCGCCGTAGACGGCGCGCACCGCCGTTCGGCACCGCGGCTCAAGGACGTCAGCGAGGGCGGCCTGGCGTGCCTGAGTCGACGACCGCTGAGCGTCGGTTCGGCGGTGGTGCTCTCCATCCCGCTCGTGCAGCCGCCGTTTCGCGCTGCCGGGGTGGTCGTCTGGTGCCAGCGGCAGGGGGGTGCCTACGAGGTCGGCATCCGTTTCGCCGACGCCGACGACCTCTTCGCCGCGCGCATGGTCGAGCAGGTGTGCCAGATCGAGCACTATCGGCAGCAGGTCCGTCGTGACGAGGGTCGGCTGCTCGACGCCGAAGCAGCGGCACGCGAATGGATCGAGCGTCATGCCGCGAGTTTTCCGGCGCTCGGCAACGGCCGTCCGCACTGACGGGCAGGCGCGCGGGCGGGACGGATGGCGAAGGAGCGACTGCCGGTGACGCCGGCGATCCGCCTGCTGCGCGCCGCCGGCGTCGTCTTTTCCGATCATCCCTACGACTATGAGGAGCGCGGCGGAACCGCGGCCAGCAGCCGTGAGCTCGGCGTCGACGAGCACGCGGTGATCAAGACGCTGATCATGGAGGACGAGCACCGGCAGCCGCTGATCGTCCTCATGCACGGTGACCGCGAGGTGTCGACGCAGAAGCTCGCGCGCCGCCTGGCGGTCAAATCGATCGTTCCCTGCCGGCCGGAGGTCGCCAGCCGCCACTCGGGCTATCTCGTCGGCGGCACCAGCCCCTTCGCCACGCGCAAGCCGATGCCGGTGTATGTCGAGCGCAGCATTCTCGGCCTCGATCGGATTTTCATCAACGCCGGCCGGCGGGGCTACCTGGTCGGCATCGCGCCCGCGGTGCTCGTCGACCTGTTGCGGCCCGAGCTGGTCGAAGTCGCGGTCTGAAGCCTGCCGGTTGCCGCCAGCGCCGGTGCGGCGCGACCCGCGCTCTCAGCTGCCGCCGGCATCGCCGGCCGCAGCTGCCGGCGGCGTGATGCGGACGGCGAGCGGCTGCGAGCTGTCGAGGTGCAGGTCGCGCTGCGGGAACGGGATGGCGATGCCGGCGGTTCCCAGTCTCTTCTCGATCGCGTAGCGCAGGTCGCTGTCCACGCGGCGCCCCGGTGGCCGCTGCGGCCCGAGTTCGACCCAGAAGACCAGCACCAGGAGCAGCGCGCTGTCGGCGAAGTCCTCGAAGAAGACCTCCGGCGGCGGATCCTTGAGCACCTCGCCATGGTCGGCGGCGCAGCCGGCGATGATCTCGGCGGCGCGGCGGGTCGGCGAGCCGTAGGCGATGCCGATGCGGATTTCGCGCCGGATGCGTGGATTCGAGTAGGTCCAGTTGACCACCTGGTTCTCGAGAAAGCTCGAATTCGGGATCAGCGCCTCGACGCCGTCGAAGCCGCGCACCGTCGACGCGCGCAGGTCGACGGCGACGACGTGGCCGGTCGTTCCACCGAGCTGGATGATGTCGCCGACGCGGATCTTGCGCTCGAAGAGGACGATGATGCCGCTGATGACGTTCTTGATGATCGTCTGCGTGCCGAAGCCGACGCCGATCGCCAGCGCGCCGCCGAGAAAGGCGAAGACGGTCAGCGGGATGCGCGCCAAGTTGAGGATGAAGACCACCAGCAGCACGCCGAGCGCAATCATCGCCCAGCGGCGGATGACGCTGGCGAGCTGCTGGTCGACGCCGAAGCGCTGCACCATCAGCCGTTGCAGGCGCCGTGACAGCGCCGCGAACAGCCAGTAGCCGAGCAGGAAGAGGAGCAGCGCGCCGATGCTCTTGCCAATGGTGACGCCGTAACTGACGGTGACGCTCTTGCCATCGATGATCGTCGACTCGTCGACGGCGAACATCTCGAAGTTCCAGATCCCCTTCAGCGTCTCGCTGACCTGTGCGGCGGCCAGTTTCCAGTCGCCGTGGTGCGCCCCGTCGCCGCTGAAGCCGAAATCCGCCAACCAGCGTTCGAGCTGCCGCAGCAGGGTGGTACCCATCCGTTCGACCCGCTCGAAAGCGACGCTGCGCTCGCGCAGGGCGGCCAGCAGTTCCGCCTGCTGCGCCGCCGTCGCCGGGCCGGCAGTACCCGCCTCGATGCGGGCCTCCTGTTCGCGGAGGTCGGCGCGCGCTTCCTGCGCCAGCTGCTGCACGAGCTGGCGGCGGTTTTCGAGTTCATCGCGGGCGCGGGTCAGCCAGGTGACGACGGTCTGCCGGGTCGCCGCGTCGGGCGCCTGCAAGCCGACGTAACGCTGCGCCCAGGCGTCGATGCTCGCCTGCGCCAGCGTCTGCGCCCAGTTCAGCGCCAGCAGGCGGATGCGGTCGCTCTCCAGTCGCGCATCGAGCAACTGCAGGCGCTGTGCCGATTGCGCCGTGGCGCGGCCGGCGTCGGCGCCGGCGACCAGGCGTTCGCGCTCGGCCGTGCGGCGGCTGTTCTCGGCAAGCAGCTTCTCGGCTTCCGATTGCAGCTGCTTCAGCTCCCTGCGCAACAGCACCTGCTGCTGCTCGAGTTCGTCCTTGCTCAGTTCCTGCGCCGGCAGCACGCGCGCCAGAACTCGTTCCATCTCGCCGTCGCGTGCCTGCAGCGCCTTTCTTTCGCTGGCGATCTTGTCCTTCGCCAGTCCGATGGTCAGCAGCTGGGCCTCGGCCAGCTTGCGGCGCAGCAGGTTGGTGTCCCGGTTGTCCCGCTCGCGCTCCTTCTCCTCGTTGCCGCGCGCGCGGCTCAGCCGGTCCTCGGCCAGACGAACCGCTTCGCTCGCCTTGCGCTGCTCATCGAGCTGCCCGGTCTGCAGCGTGTCCAGGGCGCGGTCGGCTGCCGCCAGTCGCTGCATCAGGTGGCGCACGGCGTGCTGGGCGTCGCGCAACGCATCGACCCGCACCGCCGAGTACGGTCCCGCCCCGCTGAAGCTGGCGAGCAGTTCCTGCTGCTGCAGGTCGGGCGGTCGTGGCCGGGCGAGGTTGTCGATGTCGTCGAGCAGCTTGATCTGTTCGCCGTAGGAGACGACAAGGCGGTCGAGCAGCCGACGGCGCTCGCTGACCAGCGGATCCTCGGTGGGCCGCGCAACCCCTTGCTCGATCCGGAACGCCTCCTGCTGCCGGCGCGCCTCGGCCAGGTTGCGCGCCGCCTTGTCGCGCGGCTTCTCGGCCGGCTCGGCCGCCGCCGCCGGTGGCTCGCTCTTCGCCTTCGGCCAGGGGAACTGTGCCTCGGCCGGCGTGCCGACGAGCAGGAGGAGGAGGGCGAGGAGTGGCTGCCAGGCGAGCAGCGACCGCCAGCAGGCAGCAGGTGCAGCAGGCAGCAGGCGGCTGTGCCAGGGCGGCGAACGGTCGCGCCGACGACCGGGCGAACGCGATGCGCAGATGGCTGTAGCACCGGCGAGGGGAGCAGGAAAGCCGTTGGCGGGGGTTCTCATCATATGGCGGTCGATGGTAGCGCAAAGCGGACCCCGCATGCGGGTACGCTGCGGTTGTGCGAGAGTCCTGCACACCGTGATTGCCGTACCGAATGGTTCAGACTCGACATTGCCGCTGCTTGGTGAAGGCTCACATTCTCTCGTTGCCAGCGTTGGATTTCCCATCCTCCCTGCCGCGTCGCATTGCTGGTCCACCCCACCGCTGTCTCGGTCGTCAACCTGCGGGCATCGTCGCGCTTCCCTGGGGCGCACGACTCTCATCCGACAGCGCCTGCAGGCACTGGCCATAGCGCGCCGTGTCGGGAAAGCGCGTGCGCAGGCGACGGTAGATATCGACCGCTTCCGCGCGCGCTGCAGAATCGCCGGGAGGAATGGCGGCGACGTTGAGCAGAGACACCGCCAGATCATCCAGCGACTCGGGCGTGCCGCCCAGCCGCTCGACCAGCTGGCGACTGAGCGCCAGGCTTTCGCGATACACCGCCTCGGCCTGCGTCCAGTCGCCCTGCGCCTGCGCCACGCGGCCTTGGTTGTTGAGCGACACCGACAGGTCGCGCAGCGATTCGGGCGTGCCGCCCAGCCGCTCGACGAGCTGGCGACTGAGCGCCAGGCTTTCGCGATACACCGCCTCGGCCTGCGTCCAGTCGCCCTGCGCCTGCGCCACGCGGCCCAGGTTGTCGAGCGACACCGATAGGTCGCGCAGCGACTCGGGTGTGCCGCCCAGCCGCTCGACGAGCTGGCGCCTGAGCGCCAGGCTCTCGCGGTACACCGCCTCGGCCTGCGTCCAGTCGCCCTGCGCCTCTGCCACGCGGCCCAGGTTGTCGAGCGACACCGATAGGTCGCGCAGCGACCCGGGCGTGCCGCCCAGCCGCTCGACGAGCTGGCGTCTGAGCGCCAAGCTTTCGCGATACACCGCCTCGGCCTGCGTCCAGTCGCCCTGCGCCTGCGCCACGCGGCCCTGGTTGTTGAGCGACACCGACAGGTCGCGCAGCGACTCGGGCGTGCCGCCCAGCCGCTCGACCAGCTGGCGACTGAGCGCCAGGCTTTCGCGATACACCGCCTCGGCCTGCGTCCAGTCGCCCTGCGCCTGCGCCACGCGGCCGAGGTTGTCGAGCGACACCGACAGGTCGCGCAGCGACTCGGGCGTGCCGCCCAGCCGCTCGACGAGCTGGCGTCTGAGCGCCAGGCTTTCGCG from the Accumulibacter sp. genome contains:
- a CDS encoding nitrous oxide reductase accessory protein NosL — protein: MKRRRFLAIVPAAVAGPCCRSVLGGGMAAGLGGCIGEPASGPVDIKWDREVDPRCGMVISDRRFAAQIRAPGGKVAKFDDIGCAVFWLAQQPFDEQTPQLEYWVADYRSGAWIDARRAHYLAGKKSPMGYHFAALAVAEEGTIAYPEMKARIVARGK
- a CDS encoding ABC transporter permease — protein: MNPLLLTARLDIVESLRARWFLIYSLVFGGIVALLFAFGLTESRVLGFIGLSRLLVTYIQLTMAILPVFVLITTVRSVAGDREAGVFEYLLSLPVSLSAWFWGKILGRYVVIFLPVFVAMLAAVLWSLFRSIEVPWAMFFYYTGLLAAMACCFLGIGMLISTLARGTDVAQGAAFMVWLTMLLFLDLILLGVMIQGRVTPEVAVGIALLNPLQVFRTAALAMFDPQLIVLGPSAYVILDLFGSSGFRIYALLYPTAVGTLAAVAGYLSFRRSDLP
- a CDS encoding TlpA family protein disulfide reductase, which gives rise to MTCRSRLSRRPWRPLSRLLATALCVLPLATASAAEPPSTAPFFALTLADADNRPLPLASLRGQPLLVNFWARWCAPCRKEIPELAELQRRYAGRGLVVVGIAVEEADKRVALAEFARAHELDYRWLIGGTERSIELMRALGNSKSGLPFTVFIGRDGQLQQARLGAMSGAEMDAAVRSLF
- a CDS encoding cytochrome D1 domain-containing protein; translation: MKRLLFLLSFLLLAGCAAPTLRGTGDLGVVIERGSGHVTLVDTTQRQPYARIGGLGDLSHASVVFSRDGRHAYVFGRDGGLTKIDLLQATIVRRVLQSGNAIGGSISQDGRIVVAQNYTPGGIKAFDAGTLELLSEVPAEYAPGSFSKVVGLADLSGNRFAYALFEGGEIWVSDLSDPRRPQTQRFAAGLQPYDGLVTPDGRFYLAGLFGEDGVALLDTWLPEQGSRRILQGYGRGQEKLPVFKMPHLRGWSMAQGRAYLPAVGRHEVLVVDGGTWQEVGRIPVKGQPVFVMARPDGRQVWVNYAFPDNGWVEVIDTLSGKVVQTLAPGRAILHMEFTPRGEHVWLSARDDNKVLIYDTARFEKIGEFPAQAPSGIFFTSRAARTGF
- the ahbB gene encoding siroheme decarboxylase subunit beta, with the translated sequence MIDSGALDFRLLNDFQRDFPLCPAPFAELASRLGVGEARVLQGLEALRREGKVARVGAVFAPKRIGASTLAALAVPSEQLAAVAEAVNRFPEVNHNYEREHRYNLWFVVTAGSEGRLQAALGAIEQLAGQPLLRLPMLQEYHIDLGFALGGNSRASDRSVPPRQPFVPPQALDERERRLVSALQEGLPLFIRPFSVLASRIGCDEGEVLERIRRWCADGIIKRFGVIVRHHELGYTANAMLVHDVPDGEVDAVGERLARAEGVNLCYQRPRTLPQWPYNLFCMIHGQARSEVATTIADLRQRLGLGNYAHEILFSLTRFKQSGARYA
- a CDS encoding Lrp/AsnC family transcriptional regulator; this translates as MPEPVLIDEVDRALIDHLQGGFPICEEPYAEVAGWLGIGEAELLERIERLLATRVLTRFGPMFQVEQMGGAFVLAAMAVPDADWRRVRALVDSLPEVAHNYRRESERHTPFNMWFVLATESEEGIAAALRRIEEGSGLPVFAFPKRREYFVEMKLEVRR
- the ahbB gene encoding siroheme decarboxylase subunit beta, producing MSWRLDDIDRRLVLATQDGLPLVPRPYHQLAARLGIEPSEVMERLLRMLARGVIRRIGAVPNHYAIGYTANGMSVWDVPDEAIDELGVRVGELDFVTHCYHRPRRLPEWPYNLFAMVHGGSRVEVLHQVDEIARLLGSACRAHDVLFSTEILKKTGLRIGS
- a CDS encoding PilZ domain-containing protein; the protein is MASMQAHRRSFIRHPADIPLAIAVDGAHRRSAPRLKDVSEGGLACLSRRPLSVGSAVVLSIPLVQPPFRAAGVVVWCQRQGGAYEVGIRFADADDLFAARMVEQVCQIEHYRQQVRRDEGRLLDAEAAAREWIERHAASFPALGNGRPH
- a CDS encoding aminoacyl-tRNA deacylase codes for the protein MAKERLPVTPAIRLLRAAGVVFSDHPYDYEERGGTAASSRELGVDEHAVIKTLIMEDEHRQPLIVLMHGDREVSTQKLARRLAVKSIVPCRPEVASRHSGYLVGGTSPFATRKPMPVYVERSILGLDRIFINAGRRGYLVGIAPAVLVDLLRPELVEVAV
- a CDS encoding mechanosensitive ion channel domain-containing protein; translation: MMRTPANGFPAPLAGATAICASRSPGRRRDRSPPWHSRLLPAAPAACWRSLLAWQPLLALLLLLVGTPAEAQFPWPKAKSEPPAAAAEPAEKPRDKAARNLAEARRQQEAFRIEQGVARPTEDPLVSERRRLLDRLVVSYGEQIKLLDDIDNLARPRPPDLQQQELLASFSGAGPYSAVRVDALRDAQHAVRHLMQRLAAADRALDTLQTGQLDEQRKASEAVRLAEDRLSRARGNEEKERERDNRDTNLLRRKLAEAQLLTIGLAKDKIASERKALQARDGEMERVLARVLPAQELSKDELEQQQVLLRRELKQLQSEAEKLLAENSRRTAERERLVAGADAGRATAQSAQRLQLLDARLESDRIRLLALNWAQTLAQASIDAWAQRYVGLQAPDAATRQTVVTWLTRARDELENRRQLVQQLAQEARADLREQEARIEAGTAGPATAAQQAELLAALRERSVAFERVERMGTTLLRQLERWLADFGFSGDGAHHGDWKLAAAQVSETLKGIWNFEMFAVDESTIIDGKSVTVSYGVTIGKSIGALLLFLLGYWLFAALSRRLQRLMVQRFGVDQQLASVIRRWAMIALGVLLVVFILNLARIPLTVFAFLGGALAIGVGFGTQTIIKNVISGIIVLFERKIRVGDIIQLGGTTGHVVAVDLRASTVRGFDGVEALIPNSSFLENQVVNWTYSNPRIRREIRIGIAYGSPTRRAAEIIAGCAADHGEVLKDPPPEVFFEDFADSALLLVLVFWVELGPQRPPGRRVDSDLRYAIEKRLGTAGIAIPFPQRDLHLDSSQPLAVRITPPAAAAGDAGGS